The Mycobacterium riyadhense sequence CTGGCTAATCAGGATCACCAGGCTGCCCACACCGCCTGGCGTGAGGTGTTCGCCGGCTTTGACGCCCCGACACTGGTCAGCCCGGCGGACCGGTTAGGGCTCGGGCAGCGAGACGTTCAGTCGTTTCTGGTTCCTGCCGAGACCACCTTGGCGCTTACCCAGCTAGCGCGCTCAAGCCAGACCACCGTCAGCACTGTGCTAGAGGCCGCCTGGGCGCAGGTGCTGACGTGGCTGACCGGCCACCATGATGTCGCATTCGGCATCGCGGTCTCGGGCAGGCCAGCCGAATTGGCCGGCGTGGAATCGATGGTCGGCCTATTCATCAACACGGTGCCGGTCCGAGCGAGCATCACGGCGGCAACCACCACAGCAAGCCTTCTCGACCAACTGCAAAGCGCCCACAACGACACCCTCGAGCACCAGCACCTGGCGCTAACCGAGATCCACCGCCTCACCGGCCGAGATGTGCTGTTCGATACCGTTTTCGCTTACGAAAACTTTCCGATCGACACCGTCGTGCCGCAGGGCGCCCACGAACTGACCATCACCGACATCACCAGCCACGTAGCCACCCACTACCCGCTTGTCCTGCAAGCCCTGCCGGGCCGGGAGCTCGAACTTCGCATCCAATTCCGCACCGACGTTTTCGACACGGCTAGCATCGAGGCGCTCATCGAACGGCTAGAGCGAGTGTTGGCTGCGATGACCGCCGACCCGGGGCGGCGGTTGTCGTCGGTGGACCTACTCGACGCCGGTGAGCACGCTCGGTTGGATCTGTGGGGCAACCGAGCGGTGTTGTCCGCCGTCTCCGCGGCACCGGTGTCGATTCCGAGGGTGTTTTCCGCGCAGGTGGAGCGCAGCCCATCGGCGGTGGCGGTCGGTTGGGACGAGTTTTCACTGACCTACCGCGAGCTTGACGAGGCGGCCAACCGGTTGGCGCACTTGCTGTCTGATCACGGTGTGGGCCCGGGCGGGTGCGTGGCCCTGCTGTTTGAACGCAGCGGTCAAGCCGTCATGGCGATGCTGGCGGTGCTCAAAACCGGGGCAACCTACCTGCCCATCGACCCCGCACTGCCGGCGGCGCGGATCGCGTTCATGCTCGCCGACGCAGCCCCGGTTGCCGCGATCACCACTACCCATCTGGCCGACCGGCTGAACGGCCATGACGTGATGGTCATCGACGTAAACAATCCCGTTGCCGACACCCAACCCAATACAACGCCACCGGCGCCAGCCCCAGATGAGATCGCCTACATCATCTACACCTCAGGCACCACCGGGACCCCGAAAGGGGTTGCCATCACCCACCACAATGTCACCCAACTGATGGGATCACTGGACGCACCCGTACCGGTAGGCGGAGTGTGGACACAGTGCCACTCGTATGCTTTCGACATCTCGCAGTGGGAGATCTGGGGGGCGCTCTTGCACGGCGGGCGGCTGGTGGTGGTGCCCGAGTCGGTGACGGGCTCAGCGCAGGATCTTCACGCCCTGCTGGTTTCTGAGCAGGTCAGCTTCTTGTGCCAAACCCCGTCGGCGGTGGCGATGTTGTCGCCCGAAGGTTTGGATTCGGTGACGTTGGCGGTGGCCGGTGAGGCCTGCCCGGCCGAGCTGGTAAACCGTTGGGCACCCGGACGGGTGATGATCAACGGCTACGGCCCAACCGAGACCACGATGTGTGTATCGATGAGTGCGCCGCTGAGGCCGGGGTCGGGGGTGCCGCCGATCGGCTCACCGGTGGCTGGGGCGGCGTTTTTTGTGCTGGATGAGTGGCTGCGGCCGGTGCCGGTGGGTGTGGCCGGCGAGTTGTATGTGGCCGGCGATGCGGTGGGGTGCGGGTATTGGCGCCGCCCGGGTTTGACCGCGTCGCGGTTTGTGGCGTGTCCGTTCGGCGGCGCGGGAGCGCAGGGAAAACGTATGTATCGCACTGCGGATCTGGTGCGCTGGCGCGCTGATGGCCAACTGGAGTATGTAGGGCGGACGGATGAGCAGGTCAAGGTCCGCGGGTTCCGCATCGAACTAGGTGAGGTGACCGCGGCGCTGGCCGGGCTGGACGGGGTGACCCAAGCGGCGGTGGTCGTCCGCGAGGACCAGCCCGGCGACAAACGCCTGGTGGGGTATGTCTGCGGGGCGGTGGATGCGACCGGTTTGCGTGCGGTGCTGGCCGAGCGGCTGCCGGCACACATGGTGCCGGCTGCGGTCGTGGCGATCGACGAGTTGCCGTTGACCGTCACCGGCAAACTCGACAAGCGGGCCCTGCCGGCCCCCGATTACAGTGCCGCTGGCCGGTATAGGGCCCCTGCCACGCCCACCGAGGAGGTCCTCGCCGACATCTACGCCGAGGTACTGGGCTTAGACCGGGTCGGTGTCGACGACTCGTTTTTCGACCTCGGCGGTGATTCGCTGCTGGGGATGCGGGCGATCGCCGCGATCAACGCGTCCCTTGGCGCCCACCTGCCGGTGCGCATCTTGTTCGACGCGCCCACTGTTGCAGGCTTGAGTCAGCAGTTGCGCACACATGTCAGTTCGGTAGATATCGTTCCGGTCGAGACACTCAAGCGCGGTACTGGCGTTCCGTTGTTCTGCATTCACCCCGGTGGTGGCATTAGCTGGGCGTATCGGGCTTTGGGTGATTATTTGGACGGTCCAATCATTGGCATTCAACAAATCTTTCAAAGCGCGGAAATTCAACCTAGATCAATACGTGATATGGCAAAGGCCTATTCGGAGAGGATTAAAGCGAATTACCCTGGCGGACCCTACAAACTCCTCGGCTGGTCTCTGGGAGGTGTAATTGCCCAGGAACTCGCGATTGAGCTTTCTCGCCAGGGATTCGAGATCCAATGCCTGGTGCTCCTTGACGCCGTGCACTTTGCCGATACCGGCGGCGCCGTAAGGGACCAGGCTTTGGACGAGAATGAAGTTGTCCAAGATTTCGCGCGCGAAATGCTGGAACGTTACCTGACGGACGGTCGGACAGATATCGCAGATCAGTCCACGACTCTTGCCGACGACCCTGCAGCGGAACTACATGACCAACGAGAAGAAGAGCTAGGACCTGACGCCGCATCCAAACAGCTCTTGGAGTTCATGGTTGAAAATCTTAAGACTGTTGAATCGTATCTATCAGAGCACACGCCGGGCGTATTCGCTGGTAATGCGATCATATTTTCGGCTGCGCGGAGTGCGGTCGATCGAACTTCGTCTCTATTGCAATGTTGGCGACCTTATGTTGCGGGAGACATTGCAGAATATTCGGTCGACTGCACGCATGACGACATGTTGACTACCGAATCGCTCAGTATGTACGGCGAACAGCTCAGCGGATTGTTAGCGCTGACTTCCGAGGTAGCCGGTTAGGCGCAACCTCCCAGTGTTGGGTCTGGGCGTCGGCACCGACTACTGACCAACCAACTTCCAGTCCTCGAGTCCCTCATAGAGCGGGTATTCCCTGGCTAGCCGTGTCACCCGCTGCCGCAGCGTGGGCAGATCGGCCGCAGCGCCGGCCATCAGGGTGGTGGCGATGATGTCGGCGACCTCGGTGAACTCGGCGTCCCCGAAGCCGCGGGTCGCGAGCGCCGAGGTCCCCACCCGCAGACCAGAGGTCACCATCGGTGGCCGGGGGTCGTTTGGCACCGCGTTGCGGTTGACGGTAATGCCGATCTCTTCCAGTAGATCCTGGGCAACCTTGCCATCCAACGGGGAGTCGCGCAGGTCGACCAACACCAGGTGGACGTCCGTGCCGCCGCTGACCACCGACATGCCTGCCTTGGCGACGTCTGGCGCCATCAGGCGGTCCGCAATGATCTTGGCGCCGGACAGGGTGCGTTGCTGACGTTGCGCGAACTCGGGTGTCGCGGCGATCTTGAGTGAGACCGCCTTGGCGGCGATGACCTGCATCATCGGTCCGCCCTGCTGGCCGGGGAACACCGCAGAGTTGATGGCCTTGGCGAACTCTTGTTTGCCCAGGATCAGGCCCGAACGGGCACCGCCGAGCGTTTTGGTCACGGTCGTGGACACCACGGCGGCATGCGGCACCGGGGATGGGTGCAACCTCGCGGCGACCATGCCCGCGAAATGCGCCATGTCTACCCATAGCGTGGCGCCAACCTCGTCGGCAATCGACCGGAACGCCGCGAAGTCCAGAATCCGGGGGTAGGCGGACCAACCGGCGATGACCACCTTGGGGCGGAATTCAAGCGCCTTCGCCCGCACGGCATCCATGTCGATCAGGTGGGTCGTCGGATCGACGCCGTAGAAGCCAACGTCGTAAAGCTTGCCGGAGAAGTTCAGGTGCATACCGTGGGTCAGGTGGCCGCCGTTGGCGAGATCCAACCCGAGCAGCCGTTCCCCCGGGTTCATCAGCGCTTGCAGCACTGCGGCGTTGGCCTGGGCACCCGAGTGCGGCTGAACGTTGGCGAAATCGGCGCCGAACAGCGTCTTGGCGCGGTCGCGGGCGATGTTCTCCACGACGTCGACGTGCTCGCAGCCACCGTAGTATCGCCGGCCGGGCAATCCCTCGGCGTACTTGTTGGTCAACACGCTGCCCTGGGTTTGTAGTACTGAGCGTGGTACGAAGTTCTCCGAGGCGATCATCTCCAGGGTGTCCCGCTGACGGCGAAGTTCCTGGTCTAACAGGTCTGCGATCTCGGGGTCAACCTCGGCGAGTGGAGCGGACATCACCGAGGGCGCGGTGGGCGCATTAGGGAACGCAGTCACGGCGCACCAGCTTATGGGTTGACCCATGCCGGGGTGAAGCGAGTCCTCGGGTCCGAGGCCGTTCCTGTGGGAGTTCGATGCCCAGAATTTGGGCGAGGAGGACTCGATTGATGGCATGTCGACGGCGTACACCCGAGCCGGTGGTCCGCAAACTGTGATTAGTACGAAGCCGTCGCTTCGAGCGACTCCGCCACGTGAGCGGCCGCGACTTCACGGGCCGTCCTATCGAAATCGTCGTCGAAGAAGCCCCTGTTTTCCAGATGGGCCTCGATCCGCGGTAGCAGGTATTTCTCGAGCGGGCAGTCCTGCAGCACGTGGCTGTCGAAATGG is a genomic window containing:
- the glyA gene encoding serine hydroxymethyltransferase; the protein is MSAPLAEVDPEIADLLDQELRRQRDTLEMIASENFVPRSVLQTQGSVLTNKYAEGLPGRRYYGGCEHVDVVENIARDRAKTLFGADFANVQPHSGAQANAAVLQALMNPGERLLGLDLANGGHLTHGMHLNFSGKLYDVGFYGVDPTTHLIDMDAVRAKALEFRPKVVIAGWSAYPRILDFAAFRSIADEVGATLWVDMAHFAGMVAARLHPSPVPHAAVVSTTVTKTLGGARSGLILGKQEFAKAINSAVFPGQQGGPMMQVIAAKAVSLKIAATPEFAQRQQRTLSGAKIIADRLMAPDVAKAGMSVVSGGTDVHLVLVDLRDSPLDGKVAQDLLEEIGITVNRNAVPNDPRPPMVTSGLRVGTSALATRGFGDAEFTEVADIIATTLMAGAAADLPTLRQRVTRLAREYPLYEGLEDWKLVGQ